One region of Mycobacterium riyadhense genomic DNA includes:
- a CDS encoding ATP-binding cassette domain-containing protein encodes MFGGTTPALRGVDFSVPAGSVCAILGHNGAGKTTTLNILCTLIRPSSGRAVVAGYDVVRQSAKVRSQIGITGQFTAVDPLLTGRENLVLFGRMRGLSRKQAKARADELIGQFDLVAAADRRVSTYSGGMWRRVDLASALVVTPKVLFLDEPTTGLDPRSRRDVWSIVNSLASQDVTVLLTTQYLEEADALSDSIVVFDHGRVIASGTSTELKRQVGVSYCEATPANPADLPQVVEALAGLDGIDLDSDSNSVSVLAQDGVTTLGEVFRRLEAIGVEIADISLRKPSLDEAFLHLTKEPVTQS; translated from the coding sequence ATGTTTGGGGGAACCACGCCCGCGCTGCGTGGTGTGGATTTTTCGGTTCCGGCAGGGTCGGTGTGCGCCATCCTCGGCCACAACGGCGCTGGCAAGACAACCACCTTGAACATCCTGTGCACGTTGATCCGACCCAGTTCGGGCCGCGCAGTGGTGGCCGGGTACGACGTCGTTCGTCAGTCGGCCAAAGTGCGATCCCAAATTGGTATAACGGGCCAGTTCACCGCGGTCGACCCGCTGCTGACCGGCCGGGAGAATTTGGTCCTGTTCGGGCGAATGCGGGGACTGAGCCGCAAACAGGCCAAGGCCCGCGCCGACGAGCTGATCGGGCAGTTCGACCTCGTCGCAGCGGCCGACCGACGAGTATCGACGTACTCGGGAGGCATGTGGCGACGGGTCGACCTCGCCAGCGCGCTGGTGGTAACCCCCAAAGTGCTCTTCCTCGACGAACCCACCACCGGACTGGACCCACGCAGCCGACGCGACGTGTGGAGCATCGTCAATTCGTTGGCCTCGCAGGACGTCACCGTGCTGCTCACCACCCAGTACCTAGAAGAGGCTGACGCACTGAGCGATTCCATCGTTGTTTTCGACCATGGACGGGTCATCGCCAGCGGCACCTCCACGGAACTCAAGCGCCAGGTAGGCGTCAGCTACTGCGAGGCCACGCCCGCCAATCCCGCGGATCTGCCGCAGGTCGTGGAGGCGCTAGCCGGACTCGACGGCATTGACCTCGACTCCGACAGCAACTCGGTGTCTGTGCTCGCCCAAGACGGGGTGACCACGTTGGGTGAGGTATTTCGTCGGCTCGAGGCAATCGGCGTCGAAATCGCCGATATCTCCCTGCGCAAACCGTCACTCGATGAGGCTTTCTTGCATCTCACCAAGGAGCCCGTCACTCAATCATGA
- the gmd gene encoding GDP-mannose 4,6-dehydratase → MKRALITGITGQDGSYLAEFLLTKGYEVHGLIRRASTFNTSRIDHLYVDPHDPNARLFLHYGDLTDGTRLVTLLSTIEPDEVYNLAAQSHVRVSFDEPVHTGDTTGMGSMRLLEAVRLSRVQCRFYQASSSEMYGASPPPQNELTPFYPRSPYGAAKVYSYWATRNYREAYGLFAVNGILFNHESPRRGETFVTRKITRAVARIKAGIESDVYMGNLDAVRDWGYAPEYAEGMWRMLQAPEPEDYVLATGRGYTVREFAQAAFGHAGLDWQQYVKFDPRYLRPTEVDSLIGDATKAAESLGWKASVHTAELARIMVDADIAALECEGKPWIDKPMVVGRK, encoded by the coding sequence GTGAAGCGAGCGCTCATAACCGGAATAACCGGGCAGGACGGCTCCTATCTCGCAGAATTCCTGCTGACCAAGGGCTATGAAGTCCACGGGCTGATCCGTCGAGCCTCAACGTTCAACACATCGCGTATCGATCATCTCTACGTTGATCCCCACGATCCGAACGCTCGACTGTTCTTGCACTACGGCGATCTCACAGATGGCACCCGACTGGTCACATTGCTCAGCACCATCGAGCCGGACGAGGTGTACAACCTTGCGGCGCAATCACATGTGCGCGTCAGCTTTGACGAACCCGTGCATACCGGCGACACCACCGGAATGGGATCCATGCGGCTGCTGGAAGCCGTTCGGCTGTCCAGGGTGCAGTGCCGCTTCTACCAGGCGTCATCGTCGGAGATGTACGGGGCGTCGCCGCCACCGCAGAACGAATTGACGCCGTTCTATCCGCGTTCACCCTATGGTGCGGCCAAGGTCTATTCGTATTGGGCGACACGCAACTATCGAGAAGCGTACGGATTGTTCGCCGTCAACGGCATCTTGTTTAATCACGAATCACCGCGGCGCGGTGAGACATTCGTGACCCGAAAGATTACGCGCGCCGTGGCCCGAATCAAAGCCGGGATCGAATCCGACGTCTATATGGGCAACCTCGATGCCGTGCGTGACTGGGGGTACGCGCCGGAATATGCCGAGGGGATGTGGCGGATGCTGCAGGCCCCGGAACCCGAGGACTACGTCCTTGCCACAGGGCGCGGATATACCGTGCGAGAGTTCGCCCAAGCCGCTTTCGGCCACGCCGGTCTCGACTGGCAGCAGTATGTCAAGTTCGATCCACGCTATCTGCGGCCCACCGAGGTGGACTCACTCATCGGGGATGCCACCAAGGCCGCGGAGTCGCTCGGCTGGAAGGCTTCCGTACACACAGCTGAGCTGGCGCGGATCATGGTCGACGCCGACATCGCCGCCTTGGAGTGCGAGGGCAAGCCATGGATCGACAAGCCGATGGTCGTCGGTCGGAAATGA
- a CDS encoding class I SAM-dependent methyltransferase encodes MIALQRFFTEDRRRLERRADWRRAARRAQATLIPWSPRVLGKRLESQAQMLGDHINRGDTVLDVGCETGHLCKYLADMHGATATGIDVHDARTIPIDFSVFDGRSIPFEDNAFDHVVLSFVLHHCNDPMALIKECRRVARRSIIAFEDLPETRVEKMLTRMHIGLFRVAYRLESAGDYRTALKWLDEHATEVSETPLPLDWFDVLYRVPHVMLIHKLAND; translated from the coding sequence ATGATCGCCCTGCAACGCTTTTTCACCGAGGATCGTCGGCGACTGGAACGCCGCGCCGATTGGCGACGGGCTGCGCGGCGAGCGCAGGCCACGCTCATACCGTGGTCCCCACGGGTGCTCGGGAAGCGGCTGGAAAGTCAGGCTCAGATGCTGGGGGACCACATCAATCGAGGCGACACGGTCCTGGACGTCGGATGCGAAACAGGGCATCTCTGCAAGTACCTCGCAGACATGCATGGCGCGACCGCGACCGGCATCGACGTCCACGACGCGCGGACCATCCCGATCGACTTCAGCGTGTTCGACGGCAGATCAATCCCTTTTGAGGACAATGCCTTTGACCACGTTGTTCTGAGTTTTGTGCTGCACCACTGCAATGACCCGATGGCGTTGATCAAGGAATGCCGACGGGTGGCCCGGCGCAGCATCATTGCTTTCGAGGATCTGCCCGAAACCCGGGTTGAGAAGATGTTGACCAGGATGCACATCGGGCTCTTCAGGGTGGCGTACCGACTGGAATCTGCCGGCGATTACCGCACGGCGCTCAAGTGGCTTGATGAGCACGCCACCGAGGTGTCCGAGACGCCCCTGCCGCTGGACTGGTTCGACGTTTTGTACCGAGTACCACACGTCATGCTGATTCATAAGCTTGCGAATGACTAA
- a CDS encoding glycosyltransferase, translated as MKFVLASCGTRGDVEPCAAVGLELLRRGHDVLMAAPPDQVGFVEGMGLAAVPMGPPTGEIPNVFVTPWTIKDPVKPLRDAMQHVTQRWADVSDTLRSLAAGADLLLTGVSYQEAAANVAEYYGIPLAAWHHVPMRPNGHLISIVPAPLLRSAMRFTDWAQWRLIKRAEDAQRDKLGIPRAKAPASRRMAQRGSLELQAYDALCFPGLTGEWTARRPFVGALTAELPTDFDDEILAWIASGSPPIYFGFGSMPVKSPADMMRMISAACDELGERALICSGATDLTDVPDSHRVKVVRAVSHGAIFPACRAVVHHGGAGTTAAGLRAGVPTLILWVASDQPIWAAVVKRLKVGRARRFSRTTGKSLVKDLGRILTPQHVERAREVAAQMTKAAASVATAADLLEDAGRGKRLR; from the coding sequence ATGAAATTCGTCCTGGCAAGTTGCGGAACGCGGGGTGACGTCGAGCCATGCGCAGCGGTCGGGCTCGAGCTGCTGCGCCGAGGGCATGACGTCTTGATGGCAGCTCCGCCTGATCAGGTCGGATTCGTTGAAGGCATGGGGCTTGCAGCGGTTCCGATGGGTCCCCCTACCGGAGAGATCCCAAATGTTTTCGTCACCCCATGGACGATCAAGGATCCGGTCAAACCACTACGTGATGCGATGCAGCACGTCACGCAGCGCTGGGCCGACGTGAGTGACACCTTGCGGTCGCTGGCGGCCGGGGCCGACCTTCTCTTGACCGGCGTGTCGTACCAGGAGGCTGCGGCCAACGTCGCCGAGTACTACGGCATTCCCTTGGCGGCATGGCATCACGTCCCGATGCGGCCGAACGGCCACCTGATCTCTATCGTGCCTGCGCCGTTACTGAGATCCGCGATGAGGTTTACCGACTGGGCGCAGTGGCGCTTGATCAAGCGGGCGGAGGACGCTCAACGCGACAAACTCGGTATACCAAGGGCCAAAGCTCCCGCATCACGTCGAATGGCGCAGCGTGGATCGTTGGAGCTGCAGGCCTACGACGCACTGTGCTTTCCTGGCTTGACCGGGGAATGGACGGCGCGGCGCCCGTTTGTCGGAGCGTTGACCGCAGAGTTGCCAACCGACTTCGACGACGAGATCTTGGCGTGGATTGCCTCTGGTAGCCCGCCGATCTACTTTGGATTCGGCAGCATGCCGGTCAAGTCGCCCGCCGACATGATGCGCATGATCAGTGCGGCTTGCGACGAGCTCGGCGAGCGAGCGTTGATTTGCTCCGGAGCAACGGATTTGACGGACGTACCGGATTCCCACCGCGTCAAGGTCGTGCGTGCGGTCAGCCACGGTGCCATCTTTCCCGCGTGCCGGGCGGTGGTTCACCATGGCGGCGCCGGCACCACCGCCGCGGGTCTGCGCGCTGGAGTGCCCACCTTGATCCTGTGGGTCGCCTCCGATCAGCCCATCTGGGCGGCGGTAGTGAAGCGGCTCAAAGTCGGTAGGGCTCGCCGCTTTTCACGCACAACCGGTAAATCGCTGGTGAAGGATCTGGGCCGGATACTCACACCGCAACACGTTGAGCGGGCCCGAGAGGTCGCCGCCCAGATGACGAAAGCTGCCGCCAGCGTTGCGACAGCGGCGGATCTCTTGGAAGATGCCGGTCGTGGTAAGCGATTGCGTTGA
- a CDS encoding ABC transporter permease has product MTALAALTERSLRNTLRDVGIIFEIFVPIVSLAGLTAATHGLIDTGRMTYPQYLLPAVVVQSMIMAAALTADRAGRDRVFGLGTRLRTMPIAAISPVSARITATLVRASIALSVTMIAGYALGFRMTGGPLYGLGFVILALLLCLAVSLGADALGSSSGSIEATSQMLLIPQLMLIMLSTGVAPEKTFPEWMRPFVRNQPVSQTAETLRGLASGHIPADHARAAMAWCLGMLLVFGGITLRMQRRSQ; this is encoded by the coding sequence ATGACTGCGCTGGCCGCCCTCACCGAACGATCGCTGCGGAATACGCTGCGCGATGTCGGGATCATCTTCGAGATATTTGTGCCGATTGTGAGCTTGGCAGGGTTAACCGCCGCAACCCACGGCCTCATCGATACCGGCCGCATGACCTATCCGCAGTATCTGCTGCCCGCGGTGGTAGTTCAGTCGATGATCATGGCTGCGGCGCTCACAGCGGACCGCGCGGGCCGTGATCGAGTGTTCGGGCTGGGTACGCGGCTGCGGACGATGCCGATCGCCGCAATCTCGCCGGTAAGCGCTCGCATCACGGCTACCTTGGTGCGGGCGTCGATCGCCCTATCGGTGACCATGATTGCGGGCTATGCGCTCGGATTCCGGATGACCGGCGGACCGCTCTATGGGCTGGGCTTCGTCATCCTGGCTTTGCTGCTCTGCCTGGCCGTATCACTGGGCGCTGACGCGTTGGGGTCCAGCAGCGGCAGTATCGAGGCGACGAGTCAAATGCTGCTAATCCCCCAACTGATGCTGATCATGCTGTCCACGGGAGTCGCACCGGAAAAGACCTTTCCCGAGTGGATGCGGCCGTTCGTGCGCAACCAGCCGGTATCGCAAACCGCCGAAACGTTGCGCGGGTTGGCGAGCGGGCACATACCTGCCGACCATGCGCGAGCAGCCATGGCGTGGTGCTTAGGCATGTTGTTGGTCTTCGGCGGGATCACGCTACGGATGCAGAGGCGCAGCCAATGA
- a CDS encoding ABC transporter permease translates to MTSNARALGSLITQSWLHAGRIMIRWRREPATVLSTVILPVCLLVVYKALLGEQIHKVTGVDSIYGLVPMCAVLAGMFGALGGAVGIPMERSSGLLSRMWVLPVHRASAIAGRLTAEAARALLGTIFITAVGAAMGLRFTHGWHTALAYILIPPLVVVGFTALVMTLAVRSNGRAIVTYVATGITSLVFISSGITPIGLFPEWLQPVVRVQPMSPPIEVMRALAHEGPLLLPLALTFGWAVTLIAVFIPLAVRGYRVAAECSA, encoded by the coding sequence ATGACCTCGAATGCCCGCGCCCTCGGTTCGCTGATAACCCAGAGCTGGCTGCACGCCGGTCGAATCATGATTCGGTGGCGGCGTGAACCTGCGACGGTGCTCAGCACCGTGATTCTTCCCGTTTGTCTCCTGGTGGTGTACAAAGCTTTGCTCGGCGAGCAGATCCACAAGGTCACCGGAGTAGACAGCATTTACGGGCTGGTCCCGATGTGCGCGGTGCTGGCTGGGATGTTCGGGGCCCTGGGCGGGGCCGTCGGCATCCCGATGGAGCGTTCGTCCGGATTGCTCAGTCGCATGTGGGTGCTGCCGGTGCACCGAGCAAGCGCGATCGCCGGACGGCTAACCGCCGAAGCCGCGCGTGCTCTGTTGGGCACGATCTTCATCACCGCCGTCGGAGCAGCCATGGGTCTGCGCTTCACCCACGGCTGGCATACCGCTCTTGCGTACATACTGATTCCGCCGCTCGTGGTGGTCGGGTTCACCGCCCTCGTGATGACGCTGGCCGTTCGCAGCAACGGTCGCGCCATCGTGACCTATGTGGCGACCGGAATTACTTCGCTGGTATTCATCAGTTCTGGTATCACTCCCATCGGGCTCTTTCCGGAATGGCTCCAGCCGGTGGTTCGAGTGCAGCCCATGTCGCCGCCGATAGAAGTCATGCGCGCACTGGCCCACGAGGGCCCGCTGCTCCTGCCACTGGCGCTGACTTTTGGCTGGGCGGTCACGCTGATCGCGGTGTTCATTCCACTCGCGGTACGCGGCTATCGGGTCGCCGCCGAGTGCAGCGCGTGA
- a CDS encoding GDP-L-fucose synthase family protein, producing the protein MSAVSSVGPLDRSAPVYIAGHRGLVGSALLRRFSDEGFGNLLVRSRSELDLTDRAATFDFVLETRPAVVIDAAARVGGILANSTYPADFLSENLQIQVNLLDAALAARVPRLLFLGSSCIYPKLSPQPIPESALLTGPLEPTNDAYAIAKIAGILQVQAVRRQHGLPWISAMPTNLYGPGDNFSPAGSHLLPALIRRYDEAKANGAPEVTNWGTGTPRRELLHVDDLAGACLYLLEHFDGPTHVNVGTGVDHTIREIADMVAAAVGYDGETRWDSTKPDGTPRKLLDVSVLREAGWRPAISLREGIEATVAWYRENAAAIRT; encoded by the coding sequence ATGAGCGCGGTCAGCTCGGTCGGCCCGCTTGACCGCTCGGCGCCGGTGTATATCGCCGGACACCGCGGGCTGGTCGGCTCTGCGCTGCTCCGCAGGTTTTCCGACGAGGGGTTCGGCAATCTGCTGGTGCGCTCGCGCAGTGAGCTCGACCTGACGGATCGGGCCGCGACGTTCGACTTCGTTCTCGAGACAAGGCCTGCGGTCGTCATCGACGCCGCGGCCCGAGTCGGCGGCATCCTGGCAAACAGCACCTATCCCGCGGATTTCTTGTCCGAGAACCTACAGATCCAGGTCAACCTGTTGGACGCGGCCCTGGCCGCGCGGGTACCGCGGCTGCTGTTCCTTGGCTCGTCCTGTATATATCCCAAGCTCAGCCCACAGCCCATCCCGGAAAGCGCGCTGCTCACCGGACCGCTGGAGCCGACGAACGACGCATACGCAATCGCCAAGATCGCCGGCATCCTTCAGGTGCAGGCCGTTCGGCGCCAACACGGCCTGCCGTGGATCTCTGCCATGCCCACCAACCTCTACGGACCTGGCGACAACTTCTCCCCCGCTGGCTCACATCTGCTGCCCGCCCTCATCCGTAGGTATGACGAGGCCAAAGCGAATGGCGCGCCGGAGGTGACGAACTGGGGCACCGGAACACCCCGGCGCGAATTGCTACATGTCGATGATCTGGCCGGTGCGTGCCTTTACCTGCTCGAGCACTTTGACGGGCCCACTCACGTCAATGTGGGTACCGGTGTGGATCACACCATCCGTGAGATCGCCGACATGGTGGCCGCGGCGGTCGGGTACGACGGCGAAACCCGCTGGGATTCAACCAAACCGGACGGAACGCCCCGCAAACTGCTGGACGTCTCGGTGCTGCGGGAGGCGGGCTGGCGGCCGGCGATCTCACTGCGGGAGGGCATCGAGGCAACCGTGGCGTGGTATCGCGAGAACGCCGCCGCGATAAGGACATGA
- a CDS encoding phthiotriol/phenolphthiotriol dimycocerosates methyltransferase: MRAVAKYGYPIGTRLMGGDEMLFINFAYEEDPPLGIPLAASDEPDRYCIQLYHQTATQVDLSGKRVLEVSCGHGGGASYLMRTLQPVAYTGLDLNPAGIAFCRKRHQLPGLDFVQGDAEDLPFDDESFDAVINVEASHHYPRLPRFLNEVARVLRPGGDFLYTDFRVPHLVDAWEAALAEAPLRLVSKRVIDEEVKRGMEKRSPRIEAVISRRLPGPLQRFARDQAGIPGGKLYDWVQAGVFSYRIYHFVKD, translated from the coding sequence ATGCGAGCCGTCGCGAAATACGGCTACCCGATCGGAACCCGGTTGATGGGCGGCGACGAAATGTTGTTCATCAACTTTGCGTACGAGGAGGATCCGCCGTTGGGAATTCCCCTGGCGGCCTCCGACGAACCCGACCGCTACTGCATTCAGCTCTATCATCAAACCGCCACGCAAGTTGATCTCAGCGGAAAGCGCGTACTGGAGGTCAGCTGCGGCCACGGCGGCGGTGCCTCATACCTGATGCGCACCTTGCAGCCCGTCGCCTACACCGGCTTGGACCTGAATCCTGCAGGAATCGCGTTCTGCCGCAAGCGGCACCAACTCCCGGGACTTGACTTTGTGCAAGGCGACGCCGAGGACCTGCCCTTCGATGACGAATCCTTCGATGCGGTAATCAATGTCGAAGCGTCCCACCACTACCCGCGCCTGCCGCGCTTCCTCAACGAAGTGGCGCGTGTGCTGCGCCCCGGTGGCGACTTTCTGTATACGGACTTTCGGGTGCCCCATTTGGTCGATGCCTGGGAGGCGGCGCTTGCCGAGGCGCCCCTGCGGCTCGTTTCGAAACGGGTCATTGACGAAGAGGTGAAGCGGGGGATGGAGAAACGATCTCCCCGGATTGAAGCTGTCATCAGTCGACGCCTACCGGGGCCCCTGCAACGCTTCGCGCGCGATCAGGCCGGCATCCCTGGGGGGAAGCTTTACGACTGGGTGCAGGCAGGAGTGTTCTCCTACCGCATCTACCACTTTGTCAAAGACTGA